The Pleurodeles waltl isolate 20211129_DDA chromosome 6, aPleWal1.hap1.20221129, whole genome shotgun sequence genome has a segment encoding these proteins:
- the CNP gene encoding 2',3'-cyclic-nucleotide 3'-phosphodiesterase: MLLTPSGLLLGKRGITRKIQSLLSTILSCKMSSPASKDQAESQNFPFLLDDHTVGALKESKTLIVLRGLPGSGKSHLAKEILDKYGDAARVISADKYDIKPAVRSVISDEYSQLDKALIGNCNKRGVGVVVLDDTHHDKERLETIFDIADEHNFTVVIVEPKTQWRRDCNQLKDKSHWKLSLEELKSMKAPFDMDVLPLYFGWFLTTTSSDILKKMRHNFLEHLGSLKAFRKRAKPNFVRDESHKGKVDLISYFGHKPNILHCTTKYCNYGTAPGSKEYAQNDAVKKGYGKAFTLSISALFVTPEAAGARVDLDDQQLLLWPADAEKEVMPTENLPKGSRAHITLGCAKDVKDVQTGIELLKIVQLQTKGEKGEEIGELCGGELRYFNNDMWVLFLPQKVEVKALFSGFYGKSKGSHEGGKKNSALISCTIV, from the exons AAAAGAGGCATTACAAGGAAGATCCAGTCTCTGCTATCTACGATACTGTCTTGCAAAATGTCTTCTCCAGCGTCAAAGGATCAGGCAGAGAGCCAGAACTTTCCCTTTCTCTTGGATGATCACACAGTTGGTGCATTAAAGGAATCAAAAACTCTTATCGTGCTTAGAGGGCTCCCTGGAAGTGGCAAAAGTCATTTGGCTAAAGAAATTCTTGACAAATATGGGGATGCTGCCCGCGTGATTTCAGCTGATAAATATGACATTAAGCCGGCAGTTAGATCTGTCATTTCCGATGAGTACAGCCAATTGGATAAAGCTTTGATTGGCAACTGCAACAAAAGAGGTGTCGGTGTTGTTGTCCTGGATGATACGCACCATGATAAGGAGCGCTTGGAAACCATCTTTGACATTGCAGATGAACACAATTTTACTGTTGTCATTGTTGAGCCAAAAACACAGTGGCGTCGCGATTGCAATCAACTGAAGGACAAGAGTCACTGGAAGCTATcattggaagagctgaagagcatgaAAGCTCCCTTTGACATGGATGTTCTGCCTTTATACTTTGGCTGGTTCCTGACCACCACAAGTTCGGATATCTTGAAAAAAATGAGACACAATTTCTTGGAACACCTTGGCAGCCTCAAAGCTTTCAGGAAGCGAGCAAAGCCCAATT TCGTCCGCGATGAAAGCCACAAAGGCAAAGTAGATCTGATCAGTTATTTTGGACACAAACCCAACATCTTGCATTGTACTACAAAATATTGCAACTATGGAACTGCACCTGGATCCAAGGAGTATGCTCAAAATGAt GCTGTTAAGAAAGGATACGGAAAAGCCTTTACCTTAAGTATCTCAGCTCTTTTCGTCACACCAGAAGCAGCTGGAGCTAGagtggatcttgatgaccaacagCTGCTTTTGTGGCCAGCTGATGCTGAAAAGGAGGTAATGCCTACAGAAAACCTACCCAAGGGAAGCCGAGCTCACATTACCCTGGGGTGTGCAAAGGACGTGAAAGATGTCCAGACCGGGATTGAGCTCTTGAAGATTGTCCAGTTGCAAACAAAAGGAGAGAAAGGTGAAGAAATTGGAGAGCTTTGTGGGGGAGAGCTGCGATACTTCAATAATGACATGTGGGTTCTCTTTTTGCCCCAGAAGGTTGAAGTGAAGGCTCTATTTTCTGGCTTTTATGGCAAGAGCAAGGGGAGTCATGAAGGTGGCAAGAAAAATTCTGCCTTGATCTCTTGCACCATCGTCTGA